Proteins encoded within one genomic window of Glycine soja cultivar W05 chromosome 1, ASM419377v2, whole genome shotgun sequence:
- the LOC114424546 gene encoding remorin 1.4-like isoform X2: MGEEVSNKTEPEDSVPKEHNSSVQETELEKPEPPNDKVTPPSPAAAQDHASKKDTEESLDKDAMLARVVTEKRLALVKAWEESEKTKAENRAYKRLSAVGFWEDSKKASVEAQLKKIEENLEKKKAEYVEKMKNKVAKIHLLAEEKRAVVEAQKREEFIDLEETASKFRSRGDTPRRFFACFSG, translated from the exons ATGGGAGAAGAGGTGTCTAACAAAACCGAACCAGAGGACTCTGTTCCTAAAGAGCATAATTCCTCTGTTCAGGAAACAGAATTAGAGAAACCTGAACCTCCAAACGACAAGGTCACTCCTCCTTCTCCAGCTGCTGCTCAAG ATCATGCTAGTAAAAAGGACACAGAGGAGTCACTTGACAAAG ATGCTATGCTTGCAAGAGTTGTAACAGAGAAAAGGTTGGCTTTAGTTAAAGCATGGGAAGAAAGTGAAAAGACAAAAGCAGAGAACAG gGCATACAAGAGACTCTCTGCTGTTGGATTTTGGGAGGATAGCAAGAAAGCATCAGTAGAGGCACAACTCAAGAAAATCGAG GAAAACTTGGAAAAAAAGAAGGCCGAATATGTTgagaaaatgaagaataaaGTTGCTAAAATCCACCTGTTAGCAGAAGAGAAAAGAGCAGTTGTTGAGGCTCAGAAGAGGGAAGAATTTATCGACTTAGAGGAGACAGCTTCAAAGTTTCGTAGCCGTGGAGATACGCCAAGGAGATTCTTTGCATGCTTTAGTGGCTAG
- the LOC114424546 gene encoding remorin 1.4-like isoform X1 translates to MGEEVSNKTEPEDSVPKEHNSSVQETELEKPEPPNDKVTPPSPAAAQEVADHASKKDTEESLDKDAMLARVVTEKRLALVKAWEESEKTKAENRAYKRLSAVGFWEDSKKASVEAQLKKIEENLEKKKAEYVEKMKNKVAKIHLLAEEKRAVVEAQKREEFIDLEETASKFRSRGDTPRRFFACFSG, encoded by the exons ATGGGAGAAGAGGTGTCTAACAAAACCGAACCAGAGGACTCTGTTCCTAAAGAGCATAATTCCTCTGTTCAGGAAACAGAATTAGAGAAACCTGAACCTCCAAACGACAAGGTCACTCCTCCTTCTCCAGCTGCTGCTCAAG AGGTTGCAGATCATGCTAGTAAAAAGGACACAGAGGAGTCACTTGACAAAG ATGCTATGCTTGCAAGAGTTGTAACAGAGAAAAGGTTGGCTTTAGTTAAAGCATGGGAAGAAAGTGAAAAGACAAAAGCAGAGAACAG gGCATACAAGAGACTCTCTGCTGTTGGATTTTGGGAGGATAGCAAGAAAGCATCAGTAGAGGCACAACTCAAGAAAATCGAG GAAAACTTGGAAAAAAAGAAGGCCGAATATGTTgagaaaatgaagaataaaGTTGCTAAAATCCACCTGTTAGCAGAAGAGAAAAGAGCAGTTGTTGAGGCTCAGAAGAGGGAAGAATTTATCGACTTAGAGGAGACAGCTTCAAAGTTTCGTAGCCGTGGAGATACGCCAAGGAGATTCTTTGCATGCTTTAGTGGCTAG
- the LOC114424562 gene encoding myosin-11-like: protein MFRSARWRSEKNRVKAVFKLHFHATQVFQSGMDALVLSIVPGDIGKPTTKLEKATVRDRTCRWENPVYETVKFIQEPKTGKINDKIYHFLVSTGLPKASSIGEVSMNFADYVEATKPSSVALPIRISHCDAVLHVSIQRLQENGDRREEEECEDVKLKSDDRSSRNQLSNGNKDETSRSCSSEDVSAKAIINRAELSSNYRTSSGSDMTLSSSDDSSGFDTPREIGPRKKNIHLNTKRFLPDPVLHHASEPQNLALNASTSMHDVHQRSHWDWSAGSEHRLSTDDSTYGSHHNSLPKESNQQPSPLEIESLKAELAALARQVNVSDLELQTLRKQIVKECKRGQDLAKEVIVLKEEKEALRTECDNLRSFQKRMDEAKVRNRSQLEGGDLHALVEEIRQELDYEKDLNANLRLQLKKMQESNAELVLAVQDLDEMLEQKNRDISNHSYINEQDKNSQEKRKNLSKCETDDDEEQKALEELVKEHTEASETHLLEKKIVDLYGEIEMYRRDKDELEMQMEQLALDYEILKQENHGLAYKLEQSDLQEQLKMQYECSSPPATMNDIENHIKNLEDQLKEQSEDFSNSLATIKALESHIRGLEEEMEKQAQGFEADLEAVMHDKVEQEKRAIQAEEALRKTRLKNAKTAGRLQEEFQRLSSQMTTTFDVNEKATMKALTEASEVRAQKRLLEEKLHNVKEELESSKADYEVKLNQLSNQIDMMKVQIQQMLLEIEDKSKQLQNQKKHEERVIRDFSNEIVLLKSENGKLNEDISCLHDQVEGKEILRTDLEAMKKSIEESEALVQKGTVERNELVGTIALLKKEAEQSLNELNRMRHLKDKKEKEIRVLQSELEAVRAQYSDLKLSLSEDEIEKEKLQKQVLQLKGELKKKDDALISTEKRFRESNGRAQLTDGTKNIPKNKKTASVPQNSKEIASLREKIKTLEGMIQSKETALETSTTSFLKKEKELQTKIEELEDKLEEFNQSIALQKVVQDRSTVEHLNAAASSSGVALLFKSNVNLPEKEAGTSIMDTSDSILADLLTELTSLKERNKSMESELKEMQERYLEMSLNFAEVEGERQKLVMTVRNLQKG, encoded by the exons ATGTTTCGTTCTGCAAGATGGAGAAGCGAGAAGAACAGGGTCAAAGCTGTTTTCAAGCTGCACTTCCATGCCACCCAG GTGTTTCAATCTGGGATGGATGCATTGGTGCTGTCTATAGTTCCAGGGGACATTGGAAAGCCAACTACGAAATTAGAGAAAGCTACAGTTCGAGATAGAACTTGTAGATGGGAAAATCCGGTCTATGAAACTGTTAAGTTTATTCAAGAACCCAAGACTGGGAAAATCAATgacaaaatatatcattttttggtTTCAAcg GGGTTACCAAAAGCTAGTTCCATTGGGGAGGTTTCTATGAATTTTGCTGATTATGTGGAAGCCACTAAGCCCTCCTCTGTCGCTCTTCCCATCAGGATTTCTCACTGTGATGCTGTTTTGCAT GTATCAATTCAGAGGCTGCAAGAAAACGGTGATCGAAG agaggaagaagaatgtGAAGATGTGAAACTAAAGTCCGATGATAGGAGCTCAAGGAATCAATTAAGCAACGGCAATAAGGATGAAACAAGTAGAAGTTGTTCTTCTGAA GATGTGTCTGCCAAAGCAATCATCAATAGAGCTGAATTGAGTTCTAATTATAGGACATCTAGTGGCTCTGATATGACATTGTCAAGTTCTGATGACAGCTCTGGATTTGATACTCCCCGGGAAATTGGACCTAGAAAAAAGAACATCCACCTCAACACAAAAAGGTTTCTTCCAGACCCAGTTTTACACCATGCTTCAGAACCTCAAAACCTTGCTCTCAATGCCTCAACATCAATGCATGATGTACATCAGAGATCACACTGGGACTGGTCAGCGGGTTCGGAGCATAGGCTAAGTACAGATGATTCAACATATGGTTCTCATCATAATTCTCTCCCGAAGGAAAGCAACCAACAACCTTCTCCTTTAGAGATTGAAAGTCTCAAGGCTGAACTTGCTGCTTTGGCCAGGCAGGTGAATGTGTCAGACTTGGAATTACAGACCCTCAGGAAGCaaattgtgaaggaatgcaaaAGAGGGCAGGATCTTGCGAAAGAAGTCATCGTCttgaaagaggaaaaggaaGCACTCAGGACAGAATGTGACAATCTCAGGTCTTTTCAGAAACGCATGGATGAGGCCAAAGTGAGGAACAGATCACAATTGGAAGGTGGAGATCTTCATGCTCTTGTTGAAGAAATAAGACAAGAATTGGATTATGAGAAGGACCTAAACGCAAATCTCCGATTACAGTTAAAGAAGATGCAAGAATCTAATGCCGAACTGGTTCTTGCAGTGCAAGATCTGGATGAAATGTTGGAGCAGAAAAATAGGGACATATCTAACCATTCCTATATAAATGAGCAGGATAAAAATTCccaagagaaaaggaaaaacctcTCTAAATGTGAAACGGATGATGACGAAGAACAGAAAGCATTGGAGGAGCTTGTTAAGGAACACACTGAAGCCAGTGAGACACACTTACTGGAGAAGAAAATAGTAGACCTCTATGGTGAAATAGAGATGTATAGGAGAGACAAAGATGAGTTAGAGATGCAGATGGAACAGCTTGCACTGGACTATGAGATACTGAAGCAGGAAAACCATGGCCTTGCATATAAGCTGGAGCAAAGCGATCTGCAAGAACAGTTGAAAATGCAGTATGAATGTTCATCTCCTCCTGCTACAATGAATGACATTGAAAACCACATCAAGAATCTGGAAGATCAACTCAAGGAACAATCAGAAGACTTCTCAAATTCTCTGGCTACCATTAAGGCACTTGAAAGCCATATCAGAGGATTAGAGGAGGAAATGGAGAAACAAGCACAAGGATTTGAAGCTGATCTAGAAGCAGTGATGCATGACAAAGTTGAACAAGAGAAAAGAGCCATCCAAGCTGAGGAAGCTTTGCGAAAGACCAGACTGAAAAATGCTAAAACTGCTGGGAGGCTTCAAGAGGAATTCCAAAGGCTCTCCTCGCAAATGACCACCACATTTGATGTGAATGAGAAGGCTACCATGAAAGCATTGACAGAAGCAAGTGAAGTGCGTGCACAGAAAAGATTACTGGAAGAAAAGCTGCATAATGTCAAAGAAGAACTGGAGTCATCTAAAGCTGATTATGAGGTAAAACTGAACCAACTTTCGAACCAAATAGATATGATGAAAGTTCAGATACAACAGATGTTGTTGGAAATTGAGGACAAGTCCAAGCAGCTTCAAAATCAGAAGAAGCACGAGGAACGAGTTATTAGGGATTTCTCTAATGAGATCGTGTTACTAAAATCTGAGAATGGAAAGCTTAATGAGGATATTTCATGCTTACATGATCAAgtagaaggaaaagaaattttaagaaCTGACTTGGAAGCTatgaaaaaatcaattgaggAATCTGAGGCACTCGTACAGAAAGGAACTGTGGAAAGAAATGAACTGGTGGGTACAATTGCATTGTTGAAGAAGGAGGCAGAACAGTCACTTAATGAGCTAAACAGAATGAGACATcttaaggataaaaaagaaaaagagattagAGTCTTGCAATCAGAGTTGGAGGCTGTTAGAGCTCAGTACAGTGACCTGAAACTCTCTCTTTCTGAGGACgaaattgagaaagaaaaactacaaaagCAAGTTTTGCAGCTAAAGGGTGaattgaagaagaaagatgatgcTTTAATCAGCACCGAGAAGAGGTTCAGGGAAAGTAATGGACGCGCACAACTTACTGATGGAACTAAAAATATTccaaagaacaaaaaaactGCTTCAGTTCCTCAGAATTCAAAGGAAATAGCCAGTCTGAgggagaaaataaaaacacttgAG GGAATGATACAGTCAAAGGAAACTGCCTTGGAAACTTCAACAACTTCATTCTTGAAGAAGGAAAAGGAACTCCAGACCAAAATTGAGGAGCTGGAGGACAAATTGGAGGAATTCAACCAAAGTATTGCTTTGCAGAAG GTGGTTCAGGATAGAAGTACAGTTGAGCATCTCAAtgctgctgcatcttcctctggGGTTGCATTGTTATTCAAGAG TAACGTAAACTTGCCGGAGAAAGAAGCAGGAACCTCCATAATGGATACTTCAGATAGCATTCTTGCTGACTTATTAACCGAGCTAACATCATTGAAGGAGAGAAACAAATCAATGGAAAGCGAACTTAAAGAGATGCAAGAGAGATACTTAGAAATGAGCCTCAATTTTGCCGAGGTAGAAGGTGAAAGACAAAAGCTCGTTATGACTGTACGGAATCTCCAGAAAGGCTAA
- the LOC114405891 gene encoding protein LURP-one-related 4-like, translated as MAKKVYPQDPTSSPCMSHGPETYTLWMKSLILHSNGCTVYDSNGVIVYRVDNYDTKGRRHVNLLDLRGRVLCTIHKKLLAFGRWDVYRGSDNSNFKTQEKPWFQVKRCYKMVTRKITCQITVECQKYCIKKIGGKTTFQIVNIDGDTVADAKQKHSSSGVVLGNDVLTLDVEGGIDHSLIMALVIVFGLICGRM; from the exons ATGGCCAAGAAGGTTTACCCTCAGGATCCCACTTCCTCTCCCTGCATGTCCCATGGACCAGAAACATATACCCTTTGGATGAAATCACTTATTCTCCACTCTAACGGTTGCACCGTCTATGATTCAAATGGTGTCATCGTTTATCGCGTTGATAACTATGACACAAAGGGTAGAAGACACGTTAACCTTTTGGATCTGCGAGGCAGAGTTCTCTGTACCATACAcaag AAACTACTTGCTTTTGGACGTTGGGATGTCTATAGAGGTAGTGATAATTCTAACTTCAAAACCCAGGAGAAGCCGTGGTTTCAAGTTAAAAGATGTTATAAGATGGTCACAAGAAAAATAACGTGCCAGATTACAGTGGAGTGCCAAAAGTACTGCATAAAGAAAATCGGTGGCAAAACAACATTTCAGATTGTCAACATAGATGGAGACACGGTTGCCGAT GCAAAGCAAAAACACTCGTCATCGGGAGTTGTGCTGGGTAATGATGTTCTAACGTTGGATGTGGAGGGCGGAATAGATCATTCTCTCATAATGGCTCTTGTCATTGTGTTCGGATTAATCTGCGGCAGAATGTGA